The region CGAGCTGCCCAACCTCATTGAGGCCAAAGCTGTGTCTCTCGCACCACCCGATCCCGTCCTCGAAGACAGCATGCAACAATACCCTGATAATGCGCCGCCTCTACCAGACGCGCGAATCGTCACCCTCCTGCAGCGACCGCGTGCAATGGGTTTACGAGAGTACCTCGCCCGTCTATCAGAATTTGGACTACTCAATCCACCGTCCCTCGGCCCCACGTTCCTCGCCCAATACGAATACGCGCGCTTCTCCACAGCCAGCCTTACCGAAACGCAATTCCGAGACATCATGGCCATATTTGCAGAGATACTCAACGGCATGAGAGAAGTGGACCCCGAAGTCATAGAGGAGGCGCGCGCGCAGGATATGGAATCAGATACACGCAGTCTGGCCCCCACGGAATCGAGCTCTGAGACGAGCAGCTCATCGCATTCGCACGAACCCTACCGCACCCCACAGCTTGGCCGTCAGCCCTCCCAGTTATCCTTCAATAGCTCCATGTCTACATCTAGCAGCGACTCAACCACACATTCGCCCCAAACCGCTCGCACAGCGCCCTCCCGACAGCCACACCGCACCTCGACAATATTCGGTACACCCTCACAACGATCGTTGGCAGGCTCAGAGTCGGAGACGGGGTCGGTCGTGGTTCACGGGAGGCCGCAAAGAAGTCCAAGTACTCTGCTGCCAAACTCGAGCACCAGTTCCTTTGGGAGCGCTGGGAGTGTGATCAGGTTACACCCGAACCCCAGCGAGGGCGAGCTGCCATACCAGTATACTATCGACGCAGGCTGAAGCATAGACATTGGAAAGTCGGTTCACAAGTAAACACTACATAGCCCAGGCAAACGCAGTTGCGGCTTCTGAAGCGCAAGGCCGGAAAGGCAGCGCCATAAAGAAGGGATGGGCACACCAGCTGCTGATCATGCACAAGACAGGGCAAGTCAGGCACTCAATAAAGAGTATCCTTGATCCCGACGAGTTTGCAGCCGTGGTACGAGATGGGGTAGGAGtgcgtcgtcgtcgtcatgTAATACGCAGGGGCATTATTCGGGTTAATATTCATGATGTTCTATTAAACTTTCAAAGGTCTTTTTGCGCTAAGAAGTCGTCTGCATATTTATAGTAAACCGATGCAAATCCCATCTACTAGATCTTGGTAGATGATGCAGCGAAATCAGTCGTGTTGCATAAATGTGTGCAGGGTTCGTTGTGCTTCTGGGCCCTGCATGTTCTACCCGTCTGCGTGATGGGTGACGCAAGCCGCAGGCTCGCCTCACGGGATGGGCATGGTCATCTCTTCCAGGGCGTTCGATTATCGGATCTCGTATAAGCCGCATCCGACGTGCATGTGCGTATTAATCCGACGTCTTCTTCTCACAAACTCCCCCAGCTACATTCAGTCCTCGGCCAACCTACTCACACAGGGAGTATTTTGCACTCGCGACAAGCGCGCTCGCCGCGACAAGCAGCACTGGCAAACTTCGAGACCTCAGCAACCCCACCGTTCGTCCCCACACCAGCCGCTAAACAGATCACTCGCATTCGCACACGGCTTGTGATAGGCAGCGGCGGTCGGGCCGATAGATATCCAGGCGGCCGCTTCACGCGCAGGCACATTTAGCGCATCCCGTACCCAGCCAGACTTGCATTGACAGTTGGTGGGCGAACTATTCACGCTTTATCCGTGAACAAGTTTGCAGGAAGCCCGTTTCAACCATGTCTGTCAAGTTAGTACCTCCTctcctctctctctctctcccgTCTTTCGTACTTGgtgttgctgctgttgctACTGCTTGCTGCCCCTCTTACCCCGCGCATTTCCAAGAAGCTCTGAGCCAGTCGTCTATCTAGAGAACGAGGCTGTTGCGTTTAGCGTTGGCAACATGGGCTTCAGGTCGGAGAAGATGAAAAAGATAAAATCTAACCGCAAGTCCAGTTGGGTTATGCTCGCCGAGAATGGCGGTTACACTCCTCTGCCCGGCGAACAGACGCTGTATCAGTCGCCGCCTCGAACTACCCTCTCCTTACAGACTACCAACCGACAACACCAGAGCGAGTCGTACTCACAACAATGCAAGTCTGGCGTTGTATTTCTCACAAACCGAAGGGTAGGATAGTTCTGTCTATGATTATCATGTCACCTTCACGTGAGCTTTGGGTGCTAACAACGTCAGATGATCTACCTTCCTGTCAACCCCACGCCTCAACTCCAGTCTTTCGCTGTCCCCATCCTCAACGTCACAGACTCGCGCGTAACTGCCCCATGGTTCGGCGCCAACAAGTGGGAGGCCATCGTCCAGCCCGTCCAAGGCGGCGGCATACCACCTCAACACGCTGAACTGGATCTCGTCATGGAATTCAAGGAGGGCGGTGCATTCGATTTCGCAAGCATATTCGAGAGACTAAAGGAGCGGTTACGGCAAGCTGTGGATGTAGCTCGGGAAAGTGGCGGCGATGTCGTGGATGCAAGTCGAGGCGTTGGAGGTGTCAACATGAACAACGTACATTTGGAGGACCTACCAGCGTACGAGGAGAGTCGGCAGCATGCTCGGGTCCCCGACCCGCTCCCTAGTCCGCCCATAGATAGCCCTATGGGCGGTCCTGTTATCGCGGCATCTGAGCCCACCAGCCCACGAACATCGAGCCCGCCTCTGTCAAGCCCACGGACGCAATCAGGACACTTTGAGCCGCCATCAGATCCACCGCCAGGCTATGAGGAGGTACAGAGGGGTAGCATTGCGGACGCGCTGGAAAGACAGGTACGGGAAAATCCCTGGCAAGACGGAGAAGAGGGGAAGCGATGAACAGGGagatgttgttgttgttgttgttgtaaGAATTGGTTGAGATACACATGAGCAGGGCGTTCTGGGATGGATTCGGCTTTTGGCACGGCCGAGGTGAATGTGCCCATGAACCCACCGCGACGCACAGCATTACACGATTGACAGCTAGAGCCGTCTTTTGTTATAAATTCACGTATTCGCATTTTAATCAAGAGTTACGTTATGATGTACGAGGTGCATATTACTCCGACCATTGCACATGATCCATCAGCAGCGGAGCAACCAAACGCAGCCGACCGCACGATTACAAACCCCATCCGAAACAAACACATGACAAGCCAAGATGTGCCCTGCTCGCTCACTGACATGTGAAGTGCCATCCGTAGGTCATGCTTACAGTCAGCAGCCGCAGCAACAGCACCGGCTCCCCATTGTCTAGCATGTGAAAGTCTAGTTTCTACCCCGGAAGCCTGGGCGGACAATAGTTCCCGAAGGGAGCCCATGACGCGCCCCCCCACAAAAGCGCTAAACCACAACAAGGCATTGCCTCGGCGATTCTGAGAGGAAGAGGCGAATGTGACCTAGCTAGTTAGCTTCTGAGAAGCTGTCCAGCGCCGTTTCGTTCACACAGCGTCTTTTTGCCCGAGGTAACTGTCTTGCCTTGGTCACTTgcgtcttcttctctttctcaCTGCTTCTGATCCTTCTGACTTCTCCTCTTTCACATCTTGTTTGTGTGAGAGTGATATCTTTGAGCTTTATCACACGACTTCATCATGGCTAACCAGGCTCCTAACAAAGGTATGTCTGAGATGAAGCTTGCTTGGTTTACTGGGTTACTGACGATATACATGTAGTTCAAGAGCGCCTTACGCAGGTCGAAGGCCATCTCACTGGTGCTGCGTCGAAGACGGGCAAGAACGCTCTATTGGAGAAGAAGGCTGATGATGTAAGTATCCAACACCACCACTACAACTCCATCGCTCAAATCCACCTATCCGTCTTCTTTTCACTGACAAAACACCCCCAAAGATCGTCATAACCTGCGCCCTCCGCACCGCCTTCACCAAAGGCGGCAAAGGCGGCTTCAAAGACACACATGCATCAGACCTCCTCCACGGCGCCTACAAAGCCCTCGTAGAGCGCTCCGGCATCGACCCCTCCCTCGTCGAAGACATCGCCGTCGGCGCCGTCCTCGCCCCAGGCGGTGGCGCAACCGAATTCCGCGCCGCAGCCCTCGCCGCCGGCTTCCCCACAACTACAGCCGTCAAGTCTCTAAACCGACAATGCTCATCGGGCCTCCAAGCCTGCGTCGACATCGCCAACGCCATCAAATCCGGCATGATTGAAATCGGCATCGGCGCAGGCGCTGAGAGCATGAGTACGCAGTATGGTCCCGGGGCTGTGAGCGAGTTCTCGCCCCTTCTCGACGGCCACACGGAAGCTGCAAACTGCAAGGTACCAATGGGTGTTTTGTCCGAGAAAATGGCAAAGGAGAAGGGTATTCCGCGCTCTGCACAAGACGCCTTCGCCGCGTCTTCGTTCCAAAAAGCCGTCGAGGCGCAGAAGAACGGCTTGTTCGATGAGGAAATCGCGCCCTTGACAGTCAAGTGGACAGACCCCAAAACCGATGAAGAAAAGACCATCACCGTCGCGGCCGACGACGGCATCCGACAAGGCATTACCGCGGAATCCCTGGCCAAAATCCGCCCTGCCTTTTCAAAAGACGGTTCCATCCACGCAGGCAACGCCTCGCAAATCTCCGACGGCGCCGCCGCCGTCCTCCTCATGAAACGCTCCACGGCCCAGCGCCTCGGCCAGAAGATTCTCGGAAAATTCGTTCAGGCCAGCATCGTCGGTGTGCCGCCGCTACTCATGGGTGTCGGTCCTGCTGCTGCTATTCCCGTGGTACTGCAGAAGACGGGCCTTGCCAAGGAGGACGTTGATATTTATGAAATCAATGAGGCGTTTGCTAGTCAGTGCCTCTACTGCATTAATGAGCTGGGTCTCGATCAGAAGAAGGTTAATCCCAAGGGAGGTGCGATTGCGTTTGGTCATCCGCTGGGTGTCACGGGTGCGAGACAGGTTAGTACGCTGTTGACGGAGTTGAGGCGGACTGGGCAGAAGGTCGGGGTTACGAGTATGTGTATTGGTACTGGTATGGGTATGGCTGCTGTTTGGGTGGCTGAGTAGGAGATGATGAATATGCTGTGGTACTGGGCTGGATTGTTCCACCTTTTTCTTCTATGACTGCTTTGTTATATTACAGATGAGATTGTGTGTTGAACTGTGTGATGTAGTGTAAAGGAAAAGATTACATCCCAACACACTACAACCCATGCACCAGTGAAGTATGATAATGAAGCTGGTGATAGAATGAGCAGAGTAATTAACCCCCCAAACCAACCCGATCCCTTCCCATTTCTGCTCACAAAAACGCCATATCCCCGGCACCCACACACCCAAATCCTCAAACGCTCAAACACATAGGAAAAACCTCCCGCAACATCACTCATCCCTCTCCGTAACCGTCCACCTCCTCTTGGGCCCATGACGATGCTCATACACATCATCCAGTTTAGGTGGTCCCCAAAGACCATTCCCTGCCTTGGGTGTCGTCTTTGCGCCCCAAAGACCACCACCGCTGCCGCCACCGGAAGTAGCAGCAGTACCTGAAGAAGCTAAAGCAGCAGAAGACGCCGCCGTGTTTACTGTACTCTGTTTCCTCGCCTGCGCCGCACTAGCGCTAACTAGCGGGGTAAACCTATCACCCACCTCCCTCTCCTCCTTGGAGTCCAGTCGCGTAAGTCCATAGTTTGCGTCAGCAGCAGTGTTCTTTTCTGGATGTTGTGCAGACGCAGACGTAGAAGAAGCCAAATTCTGCTTCCCCACCACAGCACCCCCAAAACTATGCCCCTCAGCCTCGGACACCGGTGTACTAGTCCCCGACCACAACCCCCCAGCAGGCGACGCAGTACCAGTAGTAGAAGCGCCGTGGCCATGCATATAGCGCGAGTTGGAACCCGAACTCATCGTGCGTCTTGCACTGCTCATTGAGCTACTCCACGTACGATGCGCGTCGCCTATGCTAAAGGGCGGTACGTCGAGGGTACTATTTGTAGATGACGATCCGGTGAAACGGCGGCGGTACTCTAGCGATGGGCTGGAGGTAACAACCGGGGAAGCGGAGGAAGGTGTTTTTGCGGACAGCGGCTTTGAAGGATCGACGCCAGGACGGAGATGGTCGATCGAAGCTGAGAGTTTGACGTCGTAGGTGTCTGACATGCCTGGGTCTGCGACGGAGCGTCGACGCTCGAGGACTGTGGCTGGGGTTGAGGTTTTTCTCGGTACGTCGCGACGGACTGCCATGGATAGGGAGGCGAGGCCAATGTCCATGAGGACGGGTTGGTTGGTGATGGCGCCTAGTAGAGCATTACAGCCTGCGCCATGAGTGACCAAGATGAGTACTAgttcctcctcctcttccacTGCTGGGTCTTCGCCAAAGGCAGGAAAGGGATCTGATTTGGCGTGCGAGATGGGTGGTGTGAGACGTAGTGGTTCCTTGAACATGAAGCCTGGGAAGCTTTCCTTGGGCGGTGCTGTACCGTATGTCCTATACCAGTCCATCATACCAGCCAAGCCTCTCCTAAAGCGCTTGTGCATGGTGCTCCATTCGTCGCCGTACTCGCCGCCATCGCCCCAGTTTTGTGGTGGACGCATGCTATCCCATTGGAAGTCGACCTTGACACAGGCATCTTGTGCGTGCGCGACGTAACCACGCGGTATCGGGTCGGCTGGAGAGACCGAGTACGAGGGGTTCGGAGGTTCGTAAACGCGTTTGGGCACGGTGGTGGGAACCGGTGTTGCTATGGGCGTGGCGAGGGGTGCGACTGGTTCTTTCGAGCGCGTTCTCTCCAGATCAAGCGGACCAGTGTAGCTGCTCGAGCGTTCGCGAAAGGCGGCAATTTGAGCCAGACTGCCTCTAGCTGAGGACGCTGTCTTGTTAGCAGTCCCCGTGTTGTTGACAGCTGCTTTGTTTCCCATCCAACCGCCCGGAAAGTGGCCCTTGCTACTGTTCGCATTGGGCTGTTCCTGGATGTAGTCGCCTCTCCGTAGCAGGTCTGCTTTGGCGCCAGCTACCATCATGGTCGAATTGGGAGGTGCTGTGATGTCGGCATAGTACTCGGGCGACAGCCATTCTCCCAGGAAAGCATCGATACGCAGTAATACCCTCTCAGGGCCCGTGTTTGGCCGTGGCAATATGTCGAGATTGGGGTCGGCGAGGCGTTCAAAGGTCCGGGGTTGCGATGATGAGGCTTTGGCGCGCGGTGCTTTCGGTTCACCATTCGCCTTGGATGGTGTAGGTATTCCCAGCTGCGGAGTAGTCGGATTCTGATACTGCGAGATGCCCGCTGCCACGGCTGTGCTGGTCTGTACACATCTCAAGAAGGGGCTTGAATGTATGATAatcttgcgcttcttcttcttgggcCGATGTAGTCCGTCACTTCCATCCTTTCCGATGCTCAACTTGCTCAAGTCGACATGTGCGGGGTCGCTGTCTGTAGCACTCTTGGCTTCTTCCGCCTTTTGCTGTTGGATGTCCCTATCGTGCAGCAGTGCGGCTATTCGCTGACCGAGAGCCTTTGCCTGGGACCAGCCGCCATATGTGAGGGGTGGGTCGTAAGGAGTCGGAGAAGTAAGATGCCATGACTTGTCAGCAGCATCGAGGCGTGCGCCATGTCTGTAAAGGATATTAGGCACAGATTCGGAATGTGGAGCCGTGAAGGCGTATGAGAGCGTACCTGGCGATGACTACAACTGCAGGGCCCTTCGCCATGGCCCGCTAACTAACAGTCTCGCGTCTGGTGGGCTGCTTTCGGAGAACTTGGGCGATTGTAGCAGCGCGTAGCTATTGTGTAAATCCCGAGGTCAAGCCTCTGACCTCACTCTTCTGCAACTTTTTCAAGCGCAGCCGGCTAACTGGCGGCAATTTGTCGAGTGATGCCACCGACTCCCAGGACTCCCGTACCAAGGTAAGCTGCGTCCGCCCTGCAGCAAGCTATGACACCATCAACCGACTGTCGTGAGCGGCCTGCTATCGTTTCAATGGCTTTGTCTCGCCATAAGCAGATGCATGTTTCGCACATTCATAACGACCGTTGGAAACATTTTCCATGACGTGGGGGTACAATGCGATTCATAATCTTTCCGACCTTCGTGCCTTGATCTTCTGCCGACGCTGGGCGAAGTTGACAGGGCATGGTGGGGCTAGAACTCGAAAGAGCCTTGACAGCACGGCGAGATTCACGTGATGATTAATCCATATATACCGAGCATGTAGCTCAACTAATCTTTGCGCGTCCACGCTCTCACAATTCCATATGCCCTAGCGCCATGATTGTTGCGCTGGCATAGCTATATACTTGGCTACGTGTTTCGCCACTCGTAAGAGACTAACAGGGCTCATGTATTCTGATGAGATGCCCACTACTCCAGGTACTCTCCATTCGACTCCCTGTGGATGACATCAAACATCGGCTTTGCACTGAAGAAGCCCGCGAGCGGACTACCTATGGTCTTGCGCGTATAGACCGCGTCCTCTTCGGTAATCTTAACAGTCTCCCCGCCCCGTCCCGCAGCCGCAGCATCGGCCATCAATTGCGCCTGACAGCACTTCTCCAAACTGACAAACCAAAACACGGCCTCTTCTATCGTCTTACCAACAGTCAACAGGCCGTGGTTCTGGAGTAGTGCCGCCTTCTTGTCACCCAGACATTTGGCAATGTTCTTGCCCTCTTCCTCTGCTAGCACGATACCGTTGAACGACTCGTAAAGGACGTGGTCGTCGTGGAAGGCGCACGAGTCTTGAGTTATGGTATCCAGTTTGCGACCGAGCGAGCAAAATGTGCGACCGTAGATTGAGTGTGAATGCGCTGCAGCGATTACATCGGGACGAGCTGAGTGGACTGCATGATGGATCATGTATGCCGCCGTGTTGAGAAGTCGGCACTCTCCGCCGTCAATGACTTCGCCTTTTGCGTCAACGAGGATGAGATCCGAGGCCTTCATCAAGCTGAAGGCGACACCAAAGGGATTCACCCAAAACGTCGTTGGGTCTACGGGATCCTGCATCTTGTCAGCGTCTCATACATCTATACGTCGACAAACTAACCCTGAGGGTAATATGGCCGGCTACACCCTCATCAAAGCCGTACTTGCCGAAGATGCGGAATGCCGCAGCAAGTCGGCCCTTTAGGTATGCACGCTCCTTGTATGGATCATCGAACTTGGGTGGCGTCGGAAACTTGAGCATCTCCTGCTTGCCATCCTTTTGGCTTAAGCCCGGTTCATTTGGCGCTACTGTGTTTGGCTTCGTCTCGTCACCTGCCTGTGGCTCGATTGCTGATGGAGGAGACATGATGGAGATGTTGCAGGAGAATGAGGAAAGGTTGATAAGTGAAGTTGATTGTACAAGGAAAGAGCAGAGGTGTAGAAGTGGCAATTAGCTGCCGGTTTCTGCATGCAGGAACCGTCTTCCTCTGGAACTAACTCGCAAGCCTTGCTCGTTGAAGGATGAATCAGCAGTGTTATCGGAAACCTTTCCGATTGCTATCATGCGAGTGTAGGGCGTTTACTATTGATAATGCCGTGGTTGGTCCGGCTACGGCTCTGGATGCGGGGCACAGACGCGGGGCAGCCTTGCTATCGTTAGCATTGCCATTGACACATCTCGTCCGAACCGTTCAATGTCGTCGCACCGTTGACAGCGTAGAGATGGTCACTCGTGACATGTCTTGATGCTTTTCGCGCAGTTGCTAGCCAATACTTGCTGCATGTAAGCATGTAGGGTCATCGCCAAGGTTAACCTGCATTATGCACTCGCATCGTCTTGGGGTTAGATAGGTATGCTCCATCTTGTGTATCCATATATGCAGTGGTTTCAATGTTTGTTCGAGTTGACGGGCCAAGAATACGATTCCGTTACGCTAAGGAAACTTGATAGTGGTGGTTGACAGACATCTCACAGACACTGGGTAGGATACCGTAACATATCCAATTCCACAGCATGTGGCCCCCTCTCAAAACCCGGGCAACACAGAGGTCAACTTCGGCACGAGACGGCGCGTTTCCAGCTTACACATGGTTGCCCAGGACGAAGCCACAATCAAACCCTTACAGGGATACTTTCTGCTTTTTACCTTACCTCGGCAAGAACAAAAACAGTGAACAGGCTGTTACATCAGCGAGTCAGCCTGACGCTAAAAGCATGGAAAATCCATCTCTTCTGATGGCAAATACTTACGCATCGAAGTGTGTAAGATATAGGGGTAAATTTCCATGTAATTGTCATGCTGATGTCACAACCAACAAGAAACACAACACTGAAGGCTGGAAACTGTACCGCTAGAGTGTCGAGACCACCCAGCAGTCTGAGTCGCAAAACAGTGTGCGGTTTGGTCCGCTTGCTAAACGTGCTTCATCGGGTAAAGTCCATTATGACCACGTTCGTGAGGGGCATTTGTTTCCACGAGTCGGTGTTAGCGAGGAAGGTTG is a window of Pyrenophora tritici-repentis strain M4 chromosome 2, whole genome shotgun sequence DNA encoding:
- a CDS encoding WWbp domain containing protein → MGFRSEKMKKIKSNRKSSWVMLAENGGYTPLPGEQTLYQSPPRTTLSLQTTNRQHQSESYSQQCKSGVVFLTNRRMIYLPVNPTPQLQSFAVPILNVTDSRVTAPWFGANKWEAIVQPVQGGGIPPQHAELDLVMEFKEGGAFDFASIFERLKERLRQAVDVARESGGDVVDASRGVGGVNMNNVHLEDLPAYEESRQHARVPDPLPSPPIDSPMGGPVIAASEPTSPRTSSPPLSSPRTQSGHFEPPSDPPPGYEEVQRGSIADALERQVRENPWQDGEEGKR
- a CDS encoding SOG2 domain containing protein; its protein translation is MRIPLFRIWYSTTYTALLIVLLILLAVTPADTIYQSIKKKEIQKLFVIGGVYLLTCLIVLLIYSTRIYTNRTVLAAIPKSYVPIEEGEVGKGVRRMVVEQFKRSAVIAWDSRPRDIRDEDVDAEKGELSRQITAESRKEKEKSHKKKGHHHAPDATIIPVSASSPPWGHVSHPGWASPSSPDLPNLQYWSVICELPNLIEAKAVSLAPPDPVLEDSMQQYPDNAPPLPDARIVTLLQRPRAMGLREYLARLSEFGLLNPPSLGPTFLAQYEYARFSTASLTETQFRDIMAIFAEILNGMREVDPEVIEEARAQDMESDTRSLAPTESSSETSSSSHSHEPYRTPQLGRQPSQLSFNSSMSTSSSDSTTHSPQTARTAPSRQPHRTSTIFGTPSQRSLAGSESETGSVVVHGRPQRSPSTLLPNSSTSSFGSAGSVIRLHPNPSEGELPYQYTIDAG
- a CDS encoding PaaJ, Acetyl-CoA acetyltransferase translates to MANQAPNKVQERLTQVEGHLTGAASKTGKNALLEKKADDIVITCALRTAFTKGGKGGFKDTHASDLLHGAYKALVERSGIDPSLVEDIAVGAVLAPGGGATEFRAAALAAGFPTTTAVKSLNRQCSSGLQACVDIANAIKSGMIEIGIGAGAESMSTQYGPGAVSEFSPLLDGHTEAANCKVPMGVLSEKMAKEKGIPRSAQDAFAASSFQKAVEAQKNGLFDEEIAPLTVKWTDPKTDEEKTITVAADDGIRQGITAESLAKIRPAFSKDGSIHAGNASQISDGAAAVLLMKRSTAQRLGQKILGKFVQASIVGVPPLLMGVGPAAAIPVVLQKTGLAKEDVDIYEINEAFASQCLYCINELGLDQKKVNPKGGAIAFGHPLGVTGARQVNEIVC
- a CDS encoding phosphoglycerate mutase family protein, with product MAKGPAVVVIARHGARLDAADKSWHLTSPTPYDPPLTYGGWSQAKALGQRIAALLHDRDIQQQKAEEAKSATDSDPAHVDLSKLSIGKDGSDGLHRPKKKKRKIIIHSSPFLRCVQTSTAVAAGISQYQNPTTPQLGIPTPSKANGEPKAPRAKASSSQPRTFERLADPNLDILPRPNTGPERVLLRIDAFLGEWLSPEYYADITAPPNSTMMVAGAKADLLRRGDYIQEQPNANSSKGHFPGGWMGNKAAVNNTGTANKTASSARGSLAQIAAFRERSSSYTGPLDLERTRSKEPVAPLATPIATPVPTTVPKRVYEPPNPSYSVSPADPIPRGYVAHAQDACVKVDFQWDSMRPPQNWGDGGEYGDEWSTMHKRFRRGLAGMMDWYRTYGTAPPKESFPGFMFKEPLRLTPPISHAKSDPFPAFGEDPAVEEEEELVLILVTHGAGCNALLGAITNQPVLMDIGLASLSMAVRRDVPRKTSTPATVLERRRSVADPGMSDTYDVKLSASIDHLRPGVDPSKPLSAKTPSSASPVVTSSPSLEYRRRFTGSSSTNSTLDVPPFSIGDAHRTWSSSMSSARRTMSSGSNSRYMHGHGASTTGTASPAGGLWSGTSTPVSEAEGHSFGGAVVGKQNLASSTSASAQHPEKNTAADANYGLTRLDSKEEREVGDRFTPLVSASAAQARKQSTVNTAASSAALASSGTAATSGGGSGGGLWGAKTTPKAGNGLWGPPKLDDVYEHRHGPKRRWTVTERDE
- a CDS encoding class II aldolase-adducin domain containing protein — translated: MSPPSAIEPQAGDETKPNTVAPNEPGLSQKDGKQEMLKFPTPPKFDDPYKERAYLKGRLAAAFRIFGKYGFDEGVAGHITLRDPVDPTTFWVNPFGVAFSLMKASDLILVDAKGEVIDGGECRLLNTAAYMIHHAVHSARPDVIAAAHSHSIYGRTFCSLGRKLDTITQDSCAFHDDHVLYESFNGIVLAEEEGKNIAKCLGDKKAALLQNHGLLTVGKTIEEAVFWFVSLEKCCQAQLMADAAAAGRGGETVKITEEDAVYTRKTIGSPLAGFFSAKPMFDVIHRESNGEYLE